TCGGGACGGCCATCTCAAAATAGAACATGACGACACAACAATTGGGACGTATCCAGCGAACACCAAGAGCCAGTTTAGAGTAGAGAACTGACTACATTGAGTATTTTTATAAGAGAGGACCATCTTGTTTTTCTCCTTCACAGGGGTGGTTCACCGAGCATTTCCTACATGCGCTCAACATCCAAGCGTAATTGAACCACGGCCGACAGGTGGATGCAACAAGATATCTGGCATACAAATATACGATTAATCATGGTTAACGGAGCTTAAACCGGGATTCTCGTTATATTAGAGAAAACATTAAGTGCTGTCATAAAGTCCACAGAGGGGGATACGAATGACCGAGAAACGAAGCACTGACGGTAGTAGCGGACGCGATGAGATTTTCACTACCGAAGACGCCATCAAACTTTACACTGAGCGAGTACAGGACTCGACTCTGTTCCCCGCAGAGCAGAAGGCGGTAGAGCGGTATTTCACCGACCCTAACGCGTCGGTGCTGGACGTTGGCTGTGGGGTCGGTCGCGTTTCCCATCTGCTCGACGAACGAGGGTTCGACGTTACCGGAATTGACATCAGCCAGCCGATGATAGAGAAAGCCCGATCACTTTTTCCCAACCTTGACTTCCAGGTAGCAGATATCCGAAACACCACCTTCAATTCCGGTGCGTTTGATTATGTTGTATTCTCCTACTACGGGCTAGATTACATTCTCCCAAAGGCCGAACGAGTGAAAGCGCTCCGCGAGATTTATCGGGTCCTGCGGCCCGCCGGAATCATCGTGTTCTCGTCGCACAACAGCTGGTACAAACCTCTTCGTCGGGTAGCGGGGGACTTCATAGAGCACTATTTCGAGGGGGAGAAGCGCGGAAAGGTCTTCTCGCGGTACAAAATTGACAGCGTGCCCTTAGGCGAGGTGGAGGTCTACCTCTCGAATCCGGTTCACCAATGGCTACAGCTCCGCAAATGCGGATTCACGCTCCTCAATGTCACGGGGGAGTCTGAAGGACGAGGACGGTTCTTCGAGCGAGACCCCCACTACGTTGCCAAGAAGTAACCTGGTTTTAAGCTCGATGATACTACGGAACTTGATTCCACTCCTTTAGAAGGCGAACGGCCTGAAATGGTAAGTAAGTCCGCTTGCTCTACACACCGGTTCTGGTGGGAGACTGATGGACGTGAGTATTCGAACAGCGACAGAGGCATTAGATACGAGAGAGGTAATCATGGACTGTTCAAACACCACATGAGTTTTGACCGAGGAGGAACCGGCGGTCCTGCCATCGCCGAACGAGGACCACCGACGGTGAGGACGTTCTTGAACGTGTCACTGACCATAGAGCGCGGCCTCATTAAGTCCGAGTGTTGTGAGCAGGTCGCCAATCTACTGGAGTGAGCCGGACTCGGCGACCGACAGAGCCACCACTCCGTGCTATCGCGCCGGTTCCCATCGCTACTTTCCACCTATTACTGATGGTCTACAGACCCGTGTCTCAGCGCTCATCAGGATTCTGGACCCGCCATACTTGGCGGCGATGGAGAACTGGACCGATGACCTGACAAAAGTGATTCGGTGACCACACCCCGAGTCCCGGTCTCGGTCGCGGCCAGTCAGTTGCGCCACAACCACACCCGAACAGTTACTAGCGGTGGTCGGCATTATGGTGACCGTCCTTTCATAATAAACAGTAGTGTTATTATCCCACGAGGAGCTACTGACTTGGCCCACACTTAGGACTTCCATATGTAGTACTGAATGAGAATCAAAGCATCGAACCCCGAATAAAGGGTTTTGCTACTACCAATAAAAGGAGTAGGACGTCAAGGACTCCCCTTCAACCCTCATTCCGAACTACCACAACAGTGAATCTACCGCGTCAATTGTATTTTTATGGACGTTACTTCATAAAACGGAACGGTTAGCCCTATATGGTCATG
The nucleotide sequence above comes from Halorussus limi. Encoded proteins:
- a CDS encoding class I SAM-dependent methyltransferase, which translates into the protein MTEKRSTDGSSGRDEIFTTEDAIKLYTERVQDSTLFPAEQKAVERYFTDPNASVLDVGCGVGRVSHLLDERGFDVTGIDISQPMIEKARSLFPNLDFQVADIRNTTFNSGAFDYVVFSYYGLDYILPKAERVKALREIYRVLRPAGIIVFSSHNSWYKPLRRVAGDFIEHYFEGEKRGKVFSRYKIDSVPLGEVEVYLSNPVHQWLQLRKCGFTLLNVTGESEGRGRFFERDPHYVAKK